The following are from one region of the Gammaproteobacteria bacterium genome:
- a CDS encoding glycosyltransferase family 4 protein produces the protein MAGGTIDLKLIALTSNTTWYLFNFRIGTIRALIEQHFKVVVIAPWDEFSLRLRELGCDVYDIEMDNKGSSPIADAKTFLAYRKLYRTLQPDLVLHFTIKPNIYGTLAARSLGLPCINMVSGLGTAFIRESWLTRIVERLYKLSQSWPRKVFFQNMDDMGLFVERGLVPAEKVERVPGSGVNLTQFIAAPPASNSSTVFLLIARMLRDKGVLEFVEAARLVKARHPKVRFQLLGQLGVANRTAILREQVDGWVAEEVVEYLGETDNVAPYIANADCVVLPSYREGISRILLEASAMARPIVATDVAGCREVVDDGETGYLCKVKDPVDLANILERMLMLTSEQRAEMGRKGREKMQREFDERIVIRRYLEVIDEVIKNRE, from the coding sequence ATGGCTGGAGGCACAATAGATTTGAAATTAATTGCTCTCACATCCAATACGACCTGGTATTTGTTCAACTTCCGTATCGGCACTATTCGCGCGCTTATCGAGCAACATTTCAAAGTTGTGGTCATTGCGCCTTGGGATGAGTTCAGCCTCAGGCTGCGCGAATTGGGTTGTGATGTTTATGATATTGAGATGGATAACAAAGGGTCAAGTCCAATCGCCGATGCGAAGACTTTTTTGGCTTACCGGAAGCTGTACCGCACGCTTCAGCCAGATTTAGTGTTGCACTTCACCATCAAACCCAATATTTACGGCACATTGGCGGCGCGTTCGCTCGGGCTGCCTTGTATCAATATGGTGTCGGGATTAGGCACAGCTTTTATTCGTGAATCTTGGTTGACGCGCATTGTTGAGAGGTTATACAAGCTGTCTCAATCTTGGCCGCGCAAGGTGTTTTTTCAAAATATGGATGACATGGGTTTATTTGTCGAGCGCGGGTTGGTGCCGGCAGAGAAAGTGGAGCGGGTGCCGGGTTCGGGGGTGAATCTTACGCAATTTATAGCTGCGCCGCCGGCAAGCAATTCGTCCACGGTTTTTCTGTTGATTGCACGTATGCTCAGAGATAAAGGCGTGTTGGAGTTTGTTGAGGCAGCGCGGTTGGTTAAAGCGAGGCATCCAAAGGTTCGTTTCCAGTTGCTCGGCCAATTAGGTGTGGCGAATCGCACGGCCATTCTTCGTGAGCAAGTCGATGGGTGGGTAGCTGAGGAGGTGGTTGAATATCTTGGTGAAACGGATAATGTGGCTCCCTATATTGCCAATGCTGATTGCGTTGTTTTGCCTTCATATCGTGAAGGCATATCAAGGATTTTACTGGAAGCTTCTGCAATGGCTCGACCGATCGTGGCCACTGACGTGGCAGGTTGCCGTGAGGTGGTGGATGATGGTGAAACAGGTTATTTGTGTAAAGTTAAAGACCCGGTAGATTTGGCAAATATATTAGAGCGTATGTTGATGCTGACCAGTGAGCAGCGGGCTGAAATGGGTCGTAAGGGCAGGGAGAAAATGCAACGTGAATTTGACGAGAGGATTGTGATAAGACGTTACCTGGAAGTGATAGACGAAGTCATAAAAAATAGAGAATAG
- a CDS encoding homoserine O-succinyltransferase, protein MPLVANSDLPTFKRLEDEGETIVQGDEAIHQDIRELHIGLLNMMPDTALAATERQFFRLVGEANQIAQFYMHPFTLDALQRGPEARAHVQQYYETFDQIKEKGLDALIITGANVSQADLALEPFWQPLIAVIDWAYENVTSTLCSCLATHAVLQFRYAQKRRALGFKQWGVYSHRVVDRMHPLVIGANTRFDVPHSRFNQIDRSQFDAAGLHVLVESEEAGVHLAVSEDLFRLVFFQGHPEYDIISLLKEYKREVIRFVHHERPDYPPMPENYFPLKIAAILNEHKERVLHAFNRGARITELPESLIIPELDNTWHDSAEAVINNWIGKVYQITNSDRRLPFMDGVNPNDPLDLK, encoded by the coding sequence ATGCCCTTAGTAGCCAATTCTGATTTACCCACATTTAAACGCCTGGAAGATGAGGGCGAAACCATCGTCCAAGGTGATGAAGCCATTCACCAGGACATCCGCGAGCTGCACATTGGCCTGCTCAACATGATGCCCGACACCGCACTTGCTGCCACCGAGCGGCAATTCTTCCGTCTGGTCGGGGAAGCGAATCAGATCGCACAATTTTACATGCACCCGTTCACCCTGGACGCATTGCAACGCGGCCCGGAAGCCCGCGCCCATGTCCAGCAGTATTACGAGACCTTCGATCAGATCAAGGAAAAAGGTCTGGATGCGTTGATCATCACCGGCGCGAATGTCAGCCAAGCCGACCTTGCCCTGGAGCCGTTTTGGCAGCCCTTGATTGCGGTCATCGACTGGGCCTATGAAAACGTTACATCGACATTATGCTCTTGCCTGGCGACCCATGCCGTGCTGCAATTTCGATATGCCCAGAAGCGGCGCGCACTCGGCTTCAAACAGTGGGGCGTGTATTCGCACCGTGTGGTTGACCGGATGCATCCGCTGGTGATTGGCGCCAATACCCGTTTTGATGTGCCGCACTCGCGCTTCAATCAGATCGACCGTAGCCAGTTTGATGCCGCTGGTCTGCATGTGCTCGTGGAAAGCGAGGAGGCCGGTGTGCATTTGGCGGTAAGTGAAGACCTGTTCCGGTTGGTCTTCTTCCAGGGTCACCCGGAATATGACATCATCAGCCTGCTCAAGGAATACAAGCGCGAAGTCATACGCTTTGTCCACCACGAACGCCCGGACTACCCGCCCATGCCTGAAAATTACTTTCCGCTCAAAATCGCCGCTATCCTCAATGAGCACAAGGAACGCGTGTTGCACGCATTCAATCGGGGCGCTCGGATTACGGAATTGCCTGAGTCACTGATCATTCCCGAACTCGACAACACCTGGCACGACAGCGCCGAGGCCGTGATAAACAACTGGATTGGCAAGGTCTACCAAATCACCAACAGTGATCGCCGTTTGCCGTTCATGGACGGCGTAAACCCCAACGATCCGCTGGACTTAAAATGA
- a CDS encoding type II toxin-antitoxin system HipA family toxin — protein MNGEFVGHWTFTSAGGHSFSYDASWLENPQGRPLSLSLPLSQGTAPLSGSVVESYFDNLLPDSLGIRKRLASKFGTGSTQAFQLLEKIGRDCVGALQLLPGGSPAPDVRRIDAEPLSESDVERILNDTVSNRNIGVPEEDELRISIAGAQEKTALLWHNDQWCRPRGTTPTTHILKLPLGEVGGMRADFSTSVENEWLCAKLVRAYGLPVADCSIEMFGRHKVLAVTRFDRSLINGWWARLPQEDFCQVAGLPPERKYEEQGGPGIASILDTLRGSDNAESDRTNFLTAQLIFWMLAAPDGHAKNFSVSIGPQGHFWLTPLYDVMSAWPVIGKGARELQWQKVKMAMALHTKNTHYRIAEIQRRHWNAVAKANALGSDFEAVIQRIVGMTPAVIESVADELLPEFPIVVSRRIFDGLIDQVSRLNAGI, from the coding sequence ATGAACGGCGAGTTCGTGGGTCATTGGACGTTTACCTCGGCAGGCGGACATTCATTTTCCTACGATGCATCCTGGCTCGAAAATCCACAGGGGCGGCCACTATCCCTTTCGCTGCCGCTCTCCCAAGGGACGGCTCCGTTGTCAGGGAGCGTCGTCGAGTCCTATTTCGACAACTTGCTTCCCGATAGCCTGGGCATCCGCAAGCGCTTGGCGTCCAAATTCGGTACCGGCTCTACGCAGGCGTTCCAACTGCTCGAGAAGATCGGCCGCGATTGTGTTGGCGCTCTCCAACTTCTTCCCGGTGGTAGTCCGGCTCCTGATGTTCGACGAATCGACGCCGAGCCGCTTTCCGAATCCGATGTTGAAAGAATTCTCAATGACACTGTAAGCAATCGTAACATTGGTGTGCCCGAAGAAGATGAGCTACGAATCTCAATTGCCGGGGCACAGGAAAAGACCGCGCTGCTCTGGCACAACGATCAATGGTGCCGACCGCGTGGGACGACTCCCACAACGCACATTCTGAAGCTACCGTTGGGCGAGGTGGGTGGAATGCGCGCCGACTTTTCCACCTCCGTCGAGAACGAATGGCTTTGCGCAAAGCTGGTGCGCGCTTACGGTTTGCCGGTTGCTGACTGTTCCATTGAAATGTTCGGCCGACACAAGGTGCTGGCGGTCACGCGGTTTGACCGCAGCCTCATCAACGGCTGGTGGGCTCGTTTGCCGCAGGAAGACTTTTGCCAAGTGGCAGGACTGCCGCCGGAACGTAAGTATGAGGAACAGGGTGGACCCGGCATCGCATCCATCCTTGATACATTGCGCGGCAGCGACAATGCCGAGTCTGACCGCACAAACTTTCTGACGGCTCAGCTCATATTTTGGATGCTCGCTGCACCCGATGGACACGCCAAGAATTTCAGTGTTTCCATTGGACCGCAGGGGCACTTTTGGCTAACGCCGCTCTACGATGTGATGTCAGCTTGGCCGGTAATTGGAAAAGGCGCTCGCGAGTTACAGTGGCAGAAAGTGAAGATGGCCATGGCGCTGCATACGAAGAACACCCACTACCGGATCGCCGAGATCCAACGCCGACATTGGAACGCGGTGGCCAAGGCCAATGCCTTGGGATCCGATTTCGAAGCGGTCATCCAGCGAATAGTCGGCATGACGCCAGCAGTGATCGAATCAGTGGCGGATGAACTCCTGCCGGAGTTCCCTATCGTGGTATCCAGGCGGATATTTGACGGCCTCATCGACCAAGTGAGCCGTCTCAACGCTGGCATCTGA
- a CDS encoding asparagine synthase-related protein — MSGICGWMNGAFASHEAEVLLADMLHNLGGNLDANLAPRAWDSNSGLAACSRFALANVHEEHGIKVAVEGRIHWRSEALETLSRKQGSAAAAALAYQRSGLDLLQEIHGAFALAIIDANQNQSLLAIDRLGIQPLCYAHIDSQLVFGSTTDSVIAHPAANRTLDPQAIFNYLYCHMVPSPGSIYQGIQKLLPGQYALFRDGQIKKEFYWQLNYQDKDHESQAALTSQFRQILRESVQRAVTRNEVGAFLSGGTDSSTVSGTLGEVLGKPADTYSIGFQAKGFDEIEYARITARHFGARTHEYYVTPQDVVDAIPLIAKTYDEPFGNASAVPTYYCAKMAREDGTLLMLAGDGGDEIFGGNARYAKQKVFEYYSLPPKALRQGFIEPLVFAMPGIGPIQKLQSYIRQAQVPLPDRLESYNFLHRTPLAEIFMDDFLGLINQEEPVQLMREVYQRTRSNLPVNRMMHLDLKQTLADNDLRKVNRMCELAGVEVHYPLLDEAMVEFSAQVPAALQVKGFKLRYFFKEALRDFLPPETITKTKQGFGLPFGVWMNEHAPLRELAYDSLQSFRQRNYLKPGYLDQLIEQHRAGHASYYGVMIWVVMMLEQWLQARRL; from the coding sequence ATGAGCGGGATTTGCGGTTGGATGAACGGCGCCTTCGCATCACATGAGGCGGAAGTGCTATTGGCAGACATGCTCCATAACCTTGGCGGCAACCTGGATGCCAACCTCGCGCCTCGCGCTTGGGACTCAAACAGCGGGCTAGCGGCATGCTCCCGATTCGCGCTCGCCAACGTACACGAAGAGCACGGCATCAAGGTCGCTGTGGAGGGCAGGATTCATTGGCGATCCGAAGCTCTGGAAACCCTTTCCCGCAAGCAAGGTTCCGCTGCCGCCGCCGCGCTGGCCTATCAGCGCAGCGGCCTGGACTTGCTACAGGAAATCCACGGGGCATTCGCACTCGCCATCATCGATGCCAACCAAAATCAGTCGTTACTGGCAATAGACCGGCTGGGCATACAGCCGTTGTGCTACGCCCACATTGATAGCCAGCTCGTGTTCGGCTCTACTACGGACAGCGTTATCGCGCATCCCGCCGCAAATCGCACCCTCGACCCGCAAGCGATTTTCAACTACTTGTACTGCCATATGGTGCCGAGTCCGGGCAGTATTTATCAGGGAATACAAAAACTGTTGCCAGGACAGTATGCCCTTTTCCGCGACGGACAAATTAAAAAAGAATTTTACTGGCAGCTCAACTATCAGGATAAGGACCACGAGTCACAGGCAGCACTGACATCGCAGTTCCGCCAGATCCTGCGCGAATCCGTCCAGCGCGCCGTCACCCGCAATGAAGTAGGGGCGTTTCTCAGCGGCGGCACTGATAGTTCGACCGTTTCGGGCACGCTCGGAGAGGTGCTTGGCAAGCCCGCAGACACCTACTCCATAGGATTCCAGGCCAAGGGTTTTGATGAAATCGAATATGCGCGCATCACCGCCCGTCACTTTGGCGCGCGCACCCACGAATACTATGTAACCCCGCAGGACGTGGTGGACGCCATCCCACTCATCGCCAAAACCTATGATGAACCCTTTGGCAACGCCTCCGCCGTCCCCACGTATTATTGCGCAAAAATGGCGCGCGAAGACGGCACTCTGCTCATGCTGGCGGGCGACGGGGGAGACGAGATCTTCGGCGGTAACGCGCGCTATGCCAAGCAGAAGGTGTTTGAGTATTATTCGCTTCCACCCAAGGCGCTGCGGCAAGGGTTTATTGAGCCTTTGGTGTTCGCCATGCCGGGGATAGGCCCCATCCAGAAACTGCAAAGTTACATCCGTCAGGCCCAAGTGCCGCTACCCGACCGGCTGGAATCCTACAACTTCCTACACCGCACCCCGCTTGCGGAGATCTTCATGGATGACTTTCTCGGACTGATCAACCAAGAAGAGCCAGTGCAACTGATGCGCGAGGTCTACCAGCGCACGCGCTCAAACTTGCCAGTCAACCGCATGATGCATCTTGACCTCAAGCAGACACTCGCCGATAACGACCTGCGCAAGGTGAATCGCATGTGCGAGCTGGCGGGCGTAGAGGTACATTATCCTTTGCTGGATGAGGCCATGGTGGAGTTTTCCGCTCAAGTACCTGCGGCGCTGCAAGTAAAAGGCTTCAAGCTACGCTATTTCTTTAAAGAGGCGCTACGCGACTTTCTGCCGCCGGAGACCATCACCAAGACCAAGCAAGGCTTTGGCCTGCCTTTCGGCGTCTGGATGAATGAACATGCGCCGTTACGGGAGCTGGCATATGACAGCCTGCAATCATTCCGGCAGCGCAACTATCTTAAACCCGGCTATCTCGACCAGTTGATCGAGCAACATCGCGCCGGCCATGCTTCCTATTATGGCGTGATGATCTGGGTGGTGATGATGCTGGAACAGTGGCTGCAGGCGCGGAGGCTGTAA
- a CDS encoding Smr/MutS family protein → MVKKSKISKEDSELFRSTVGTVRPLQHDKIEPQPPRAKPIPRQTWRDEQQVLRDMLSDDIDTAELETGEEMLFTRPGLQHNLLRKLRRGQFSIASQLDLHGLTVPEARQALADFLRVCQMRQMHCVRIIHGKGHGSPHKLPVLKNKVNSWLQQRDEVLAFCSARAVDGGTGAVYVLLKRRPA, encoded by the coding sequence ATGGTCAAAAAATCCAAGATCAGCAAGGAAGACAGTGAGTTATTCCGCAGCACTGTGGGAACTGTCAGACCGCTACAGCACGACAAGATCGAGCCGCAGCCGCCGCGTGCCAAGCCCATCCCCAGACAGACTTGGAGGGATGAGCAACAGGTACTGCGAGACATGCTGTCCGACGACATCGATACCGCCGAACTGGAAACTGGCGAGGAAATGCTGTTTACCCGCCCCGGCCTGCAACACAACCTGCTGCGCAAGCTGCGCCGCGGTCAGTTCAGCATCGCCAGTCAGCTCGACCTGCATGGCCTGACCGTGCCTGAAGCACGCCAGGCGCTTGCGGATTTTTTACGCGTTTGCCAGATGCGGCAGATGCACTGTGTGCGGATCATCCACGGCAAAGGGCATGGCTCCCCGCATAAACTGCCGGTGTTGAAAAATAAAGTGAATAGTTGGCTTCAGCAGCGCGATGAGGTGCTGGCCTTTTGCTCGGCGCGCGCCGTTGATGGCGGCACCGGCGCGGTTTATGTGCTGCTCAAGCGAAGGCCTGCGTGA
- a CDS encoding helix-turn-helix domain-containing protein has product MTNNIRTTGQLGPILKQLRKAKRWSQGELGKRIGLSQERISVIENHPERMSIDQLLTVLMALEAELQVEPRHPLSAKTSEKVVATGSLKTKPREPW; this is encoded by the coding sequence ATGACTAACAATATTCGCACTACCGGCCAGCTCGGGCCTATCCTAAAGCAATTGAGGAAAGCCAAGAGATGGTCGCAAGGTGAGCTGGGCAAGAGGATTGGCTTGTCCCAGGAACGCATCTCGGTGATTGAAAATCACCCTGAAAGGATGTCCATCGACCAACTGCTCACTGTCCTGATGGCGCTGGAGGCAGAACTTCAGGTTGAGCCACGGCACCCCCTCTCGGCAAAAACATCGGAAAAAGTAGTTGCCACAGGAAGTCTCAAAACAAAACCTCGGGAACCATGGTAA
- the asnB gene encoding asparagine synthase (glutamine-hydrolyzing) yields the protein MCGLVGFLGGVVGADGDAALLRRMADTLIHRGPDDGGVWCDSEQRIGLGHRRLAVVDLSPAGHQPMVSASGRYVIAFNGEIYNHLALRKELGQILPPGHPFSKGDVIEWRGHSDTETLLAGIEAWGVEATLKKSIGMFAIALWDRQTHTLTLARDRIGEKPLYYGWQGSDNKRVFLFGSELKALKAHPAFAADIDRGALCLLLRHNYIPAPYSIYQGIAKLEPGCLLSVSLARPEPRIWKYWDAVAVARAGVAKPFAGTADEAVDALEVLAKDAVRQQMMADVPLGAFLSGGIDSSTVVALMQAQSSRPVKTFTIGFNEEGYNEAVHAKTVAQHLGTEHTELYVTPAQAMKVVPRLPGLYCEPFADSSQIPTFLVSQLAKQHVTVSLSGDAGDELFCGYNRYQITESLWRKLAVVPAPLRALVAKGITSIAPDWWDSLARLIPGAAHYSSLGDKLHKGAGVLSSRTVDELYIGIVSHLQNPAEWVINGKEPPTHLRGARPTLEELNDVERMMVLDSISYLPDDILVKVDRATMGVSLESRVPFLDHRVFEFAWSLPLEYKLRDGQTKWPLRQVLYRHVPRELIDRPKMGFGVPLDNWLRGPLRDWAEDLLDEARLLREGYLHPEPIRQIWAEHLSGQRNWMARLWNVLMFQAWLEAQ from the coding sequence ATGTGTGGTTTGGTCGGTTTTCTGGGGGGCGTAGTGGGTGCCGACGGTGATGCGGCTTTACTGCGCCGTATGGCAGATACGCTCATCCATCGCGGGCCGGATGATGGTGGGGTTTGGTGTGATAGCGAGCAGCGGATTGGGTTGGGACATCGACGTTTGGCAGTTGTGGATTTGTCACCCGCTGGGCATCAGCCGATGGTGTCGGCGAGTGGGCGTTATGTGATCGCGTTTAATGGGGAGATTTACAATCATTTGGCGTTACGGAAGGAGCTAGGGCAAATCCTCCCTCCTGGTCACCCTTTTTCAAAGGGGGACGTCATTGAGTGGCGCGGGCATTCGGATACGGAAACGTTGCTGGCAGGGATTGAGGCTTGGGGGGTAGAGGCGACACTCAAGAAATCCATCGGTATGTTTGCGATTGCGTTGTGGGATCGGCAAACACATACGCTGACCTTGGCGCGCGATCGAATTGGCGAGAAGCCGCTGTATTACGGCTGGCAGGGCAGTGATAACAAGAGGGTATTTTTGTTTGGCTCGGAGCTTAAGGCACTCAAGGCGCATCCTGCCTTTGCTGCAGACATTGACCGTGGCGCACTGTGCTTGCTGTTGCGGCATAACTACATCCCTGCGCCGTATTCTATTTATCAAGGCATAGCCAAGCTGGAGCCGGGGTGTCTGTTGTCTGTTTCATTAGCGCGGCCTGAACCCAGGATCTGGAAATATTGGGACGCGGTTGCAGTGGCGCGCGCTGGCGTGGCCAAACCATTTGCGGGAACGGCTGATGAGGCGGTGGACGCGCTGGAGGTGTTGGCCAAAGACGCAGTGCGCCAGCAAATGATGGCCGACGTGCCGTTAGGCGCATTTCTCTCGGGGGGTATTGATTCCAGTACGGTGGTCGCGTTGATGCAGGCGCAATCTTCGCGCCCGGTCAAAACGTTCACCATCGGTTTCAACGAAGAAGGTTACAACGAGGCAGTTCACGCCAAGACGGTGGCGCAGCATTTGGGTACGGAGCATACCGAGCTATATGTCACGCCAGCACAGGCGATGAAGGTGGTTCCGCGTTTGCCTGGCTTATATTGCGAGCCTTTCGCGGACTCATCGCAGATACCCACTTTTTTGGTGAGCCAATTGGCTAAGCAGCATGTGACGGTGTCGCTGTCGGGTGATGCGGGAGATGAGTTGTTTTGCGGATATAACCGCTACCAGATTACGGAGAGTTTGTGGCGAAAATTGGCGGTTGTGCCAGCCCCGCTACGTGCGCTTGTCGCCAAGGGGATTACTTCGATTGCTCCGGACTGGTGGGATAGCTTGGCGCGTTTAATTCCCGGTGCGGCACACTATTCTTCGTTGGGAGATAAATTACACAAGGGTGCAGGGGTGCTTTCTAGTCGCACGGTGGATGAACTTTACATTGGTATTGTTTCACATCTGCAAAATCCGGCTGAATGGGTGATTAACGGCAAAGAACCACCGACACACTTGAGGGGTGCGCGACCTACGTTGGAAGAATTGAATGACGTGGAGCGCATGATGGTGCTCGATAGCATCAGCTACTTGCCCGACGACATTCTGGTCAAGGTTGATCGCGCTACGATGGGGGTTTCACTGGAAAGCCGGGTGCCGTTTTTGGATCACCGGGTCTTTGAATTTGCCTGGAGCTTACCGCTGGAATACAAGCTGCGTGATGGTCAAACTAAATGGCCATTGCGCCAAGTGCTTTACCGCCACGTACCGCGTGAACTGATCGATCGCCCCAAAATGGGCTTTGGTGTGCCGTTGGACAATTGGCTGCGCGGGCCGTTGCGTGACTGGGCGGAAGACTTGTTGGATGAGGCGCGCTTACTGCGCGAGGGTTATCTTCATCCAGAGCCGATTCGGCAAATATGGGCGGAGCATTTGAGCGGGCAGCGTAATTGGATGGCACGTTTGTGGAATGTGTTGATGTTTCAGGCATGGCTGGAGGCACAATAG
- the hemN gene encoding oxygen-independent coproporphyrinogen III oxidase, giving the protein MDQSLVFDPVLIRRYDTSGPRYTSYPTAVQFHEGFTDADYRAAALATNSAASPLSLYFHIPFCDTVCFYCGCNKVVTKDRSRAAPYLARLFKEIELQGALFDRSRTVDQLHWGGGTPTFISHDEMRELMRVTGEYFTLRTDDSGEYSIEIDPREVGAETIALLREIGFNRMSMGVQDFDPQVQKAVNRIQSEEVTLAVLAEARRCGFKSVSIDLIYGLPFQSVASFARTLDKVIAVNPDRLSVFNYAHLPELFKPQRRINEADLPSPAEKLDILSMTIERLAQAGYVYIGMDHFAKPDDELAIAQRSRTLYRNFQGYSTHADCDLIAMGTTAIGKVGNTYSQNVRGIDDYYQRLDAGQLPVFRGIELSHDDLLRREIITQLICHFELDIPAIERQFGINYHAYFNREQKDLLSMQNDGLLQINELNVHVLPAGRLLIRNICMVFDAYLREKAGQRYSKVI; this is encoded by the coding sequence ATGGATCAATCACTGGTGTTCGACCCCGTCCTGATTCGCCGTTACGACACATCCGGGCCACGTTATACCTCATATCCGACCGCTGTGCAGTTCCATGAAGGGTTCACTGACGCGGACTATCGCGCCGCTGCCCTCGCCACCAATAGTGCGGCTTCGCCGCTGTCGCTGTATTTTCATATCCCGTTCTGTGACACCGTTTGTTTTTATTGCGGCTGCAACAAGGTAGTCACCAAGGATCGCTCCCGCGCCGCGCCCTATCTGGCACGGCTGTTCAAGGAGATTGAACTGCAGGGGGCGCTGTTTGACCGTTCGCGCACTGTGGACCAGTTGCACTGGGGTGGCGGCACACCAACATTCATTAGCCATGACGAAATGCGCGAACTGATGCGCGTGACCGGCGAATATTTTACGTTGCGCACTGACGACAGTGGCGAGTACTCCATAGAGATCGACCCGCGCGAGGTCGGCGCGGAGACCATCGCACTGCTGCGCGAGATTGGTTTCAACCGGATGAGCATGGGGGTGCAGGACTTCGATCCGCAGGTGCAAAAGGCGGTCAATCGTATTCAGAGCGAGGAGGTGACCTTGGCGGTGCTCGCAGAGGCCCGTCGCTGCGGCTTCAAATCGGTGAGCATCGATCTGATCTATGGACTGCCGTTTCAGAGCGTGGCGAGTTTTGCGCGTACCCTCGACAAGGTCATCGCCGTCAACCCGGATCGCCTGTCGGTATTCAACTATGCACACCTGCCCGAGCTGTTTAAGCCGCAGCGCCGCATCAATGAGGCCGATCTGCCATCACCCGCTGAAAAGCTCGACATTCTGAGTATGACCATTGAGCGTCTTGCCCAAGCCGGTTACGTCTATATCGGCATGGACCACTTTGCCAAGCCCGATGATGAACTTGCCATCGCGCAACGCAGCCGTACCCTGTACCGTAACTTTCAGGGTTATTCTACCCATGCCGACTGTGACCTCATCGCTATGGGCACCACTGCCATCGGCAAGGTGGGCAATACCTACAGCCAGAATGTGCGCGGCATTGATGACTATTATCAGCGTCTCGACGCCGGTCAATTACCGGTGTTTCGCGGTATCGAACTGAGTCACGATGATTTGTTACGGCGCGAGATCATTACCCAGCTCATTTGTCATTTTGAGCTGGACATCCCTGCTATTGAACGCCAATTCGGGATCAATTATCACGCCTACTTCAACCGCGAGCAGAAGGATCTTTTGTCCATGCAGAACGATGGCCTGCTGCAGATCAATGAACTCAATGTTCACGTGTTGCCCGCCGGCAGATTGCTGATACGCAACATCTGTATGGTTTTCGATGCTTACCTGCGAGAAAAGGCGGGGCAGCGCTATTCCAAGGTAATCTGA
- a CDS encoding ATPase yields MKLSVEKFRAWEHKSITLLGMSGVGKTRLSAMLRQRNWFHYSGDYRIGTRYLDEPILDNIKLQAMQIPFLRDLLRSDSIYIKNNLSVDNLKPVSSFLGKLGNPELGGLSFPEFKRRQELHRKAEIAAMRDVPEFISKAQDIYGYMHFINDAGGSVCELDDPETLEILAQHTLILYIKASQTDEQALISRAEADPKPLYYRESFLDEQLQSYLLDRGLAYVAQIDPNDFVRWMFPRLFYSRIPRYDAIASRYCYTVTTDELAQVKNEADFLALVEQAITRQS; encoded by the coding sequence GTGAAATTGTCAGTAGAAAAATTCCGTGCATGGGAGCATAAGTCCATCACCCTGCTGGGTATGTCGGGTGTAGGCAAGACTCGCCTTTCGGCCATGCTGCGTCAGCGCAACTGGTTTCATTACTCGGGTGACTATCGGATAGGCACTCGCTATCTCGACGAACCGATTCTGGACAATATCAAGCTCCAGGCGATGCAGATCCCTTTTCTGCGCGACCTGCTACGTTCGGATTCGATCTATATCAAGAACAACCTTTCGGTCGACAACCTCAAGCCGGTGTCGAGTTTTCTCGGCAAACTCGGCAATCCGGAGCTGGGCGGCCTTAGTTTTCCAGAGTTTAAACGCCGCCAGGAGCTACACCGCAAAGCAGAAATTGCCGCCATGCGCGACGTGCCGGAATTCATTAGCAAGGCACAAGACATTTACGGCTACATGCACTTTATCAACGATGCCGGTGGCAGTGTCTGCGAGCTCGATGATCCGGAAACGCTTGAAATCCTGGCGCAGCACACCTTGATTCTGTATATCAAGGCGTCACAAACCGACGAGCAAGCGCTCATCAGTCGCGCCGAGGCCGATCCCAAGCCGCTCTATTATCGCGAGTCCTTCCTGGATGAGCAGTTGCAGTCCTATCTGCTTGATCGTGGCTTGGCCTATGTCGCCCAGATCGACCCCAATGATTTCGTCCGATGGATGTTTCCGCGGCTGTTTTATTCACGCATCCCGCGTTACGACGCCATAGCAAGCCGTTATTGCTATACCGTAACCACTGATGAACTTGCCCAGGTTAAGAATGAGGCGGATTTTCTCGCTCTGGTGGAACAAGCCATTACCCGTCAGTCCTAA